The following are from one region of the Amycolatopsis sp. QT-25 genome:
- a CDS encoding alpha/beta hydrolase — protein sequence MKTFAVVTALTLLPLSALPAAAAPGIDWKPCATEYAPTLECASLPVSGGFSLALAKLPATDPARRVGSLLTNPGGPGGAGVTVLKYGGRGLALDKPEMAEARQRFDVIGFDPRGVGKSTPAIACAPELHDPALSRFPRSRADYDKLIAHNRASGNECLERTGPALSSVDTWRAADDIEAIRVALGEPQVNWLGVSYGSELGAVYAEKYPKRVRTMVLDGAIDHSRPTRLAILDEAIATESALKDFAKWCTTSSDCVLRGKDVLATYDALMRTPGGVPSKQLGRNVTAEELAAGIYGGLIIPAFWPDVAKGIEAATAGKPDADALVPYSQLDPSYGAYRSIGCHDFGSPFTSYPDMRAMQGLVKALAPHSWRYSEFWDITSGCAGWPVPSAYLPRPQKVSGAAPILVVGGEHDPATPLVWAKGLARNIENSTLLIDAGYGHTGLLNSACVRTEEVKYLVSGVTPAPGTVCR from the coding sequence ATGAAGACGTTTGCGGTGGTCACCGCGCTGACCCTCTTGCCGCTTTCCGCGCTGCCCGCGGCCGCCGCGCCCGGGATCGACTGGAAGCCGTGCGCGACCGAGTACGCGCCGACGCTGGAATGCGCGAGCCTTCCGGTGAGTGGTGGCTTTTCCCTCGCGCTGGCGAAGCTGCCCGCGACCGATCCCGCGCGCCGGGTCGGTTCGTTGCTGACGAACCCCGGCGGGCCGGGTGGTGCCGGGGTCACCGTGCTCAAGTACGGCGGTCGTGGTCTCGCGTTGGACAAGCCGGAAATGGCCGAAGCGCGGCAGCGGTTCGACGTGATCGGGTTCGACCCGCGTGGCGTCGGGAAAAGCACGCCCGCGATCGCCTGCGCGCCGGAGCTGCACGACCCCGCGCTCAGCCGTTTCCCGCGGAGCCGCGCGGACTACGACAAGCTCATCGCGCACAACCGTGCCTCGGGCAACGAATGTCTCGAGAGGACAGGCCCTGCTTTGTCCTCTGTGGACACCTGGCGGGCCGCGGACGACATCGAAGCGATCCGGGTCGCCCTCGGCGAGCCACAGGTGAACTGGCTCGGTGTCTCCTACGGATCCGAACTCGGCGCCGTGTACGCGGAGAAGTACCCGAAGCGCGTCAGGACGATGGTGCTCGACGGCGCCATCGACCACTCCCGGCCGACACGGCTGGCGATCCTCGACGAGGCCATCGCGACGGAAAGCGCGCTCAAGGACTTCGCGAAGTGGTGCACGACCTCGTCCGACTGCGTGCTTCGCGGCAAGGACGTCCTCGCCACCTACGACGCGCTGATGCGGACGCCCGGCGGTGTGCCGTCGAAACAACTGGGGCGGAACGTGACCGCCGAGGAGCTCGCGGCCGGGATCTACGGCGGGCTGATCATCCCCGCGTTCTGGCCGGACGTGGCGAAGGGAATCGAAGCCGCGACGGCCGGGAAACCCGACGCGGACGCGCTGGTGCCGTACTCCCAGCTGGACCCGTCCTACGGCGCCTACCGCTCGATCGGCTGCCACGACTTCGGCTCGCCGTTCACCTCCTACCCCGACATGAGGGCGATGCAGGGCCTGGTGAAGGCCCTCGCGCCGCACAGCTGGCGGTACTCGGAGTTCTGGGACATCACGAGCGGCTGTGCGGGCTGGCCGGTGCCCTCGGCGTACCTCCCGCGGCCGCAGAAGGTCTCGGGTGCGGCACCGATCCTGGTGGTCGGCGGCGAACACGACCCCGCGACGCCGCTGGTGTGGGCGAAGGGGCTCGCGCGGAACATCGAGAACTCGACGTTGCTGATCGACGCCGGGTACGGGCACACAGGGCTGCTGAACTCAGCCTGCGTGCGCACCGAAGAGGTGAAGTACCTGGTGAGCGGGGTCACACCCGCTCCGGGCACGGTCTGCCGGTAG
- a CDS encoding DUF4097 family beta strand repeat-containing protein has product MGTKEKRVLGALALGALTAFGIVGCTTESHEKLSDGAPVTERITAIRVDVPVGAVTLRVEDGAPVSLRREVTYTGKNPGKTYSVENGTLVLGGCKQCGVDYDVVVPRELAISGSIGTGKITLARAASVDLKGDVGDLKVLSTSGPVTLRTGTGDIEVGLTKPGAVTANAEVGKVVVTVPDGAYRIRAKAETGKVETGGVRQDQASVNVLDLESGTGSVTVKPA; this is encoded by the coding sequence ATGGGAACCAAAGAGAAGCGCGTCCTCGGCGCGCTCGCTCTCGGCGCGCTGACCGCCTTCGGGATCGTCGGCTGCACCACCGAAAGCCACGAAAAACTGAGTGACGGCGCGCCCGTCACCGAGCGGATCACCGCGATCCGGGTGGACGTCCCGGTCGGCGCGGTCACGCTCCGGGTCGAGGACGGCGCACCCGTCTCGTTGCGCCGCGAAGTGACGTACACCGGCAAGAATCCAGGCAAGACGTACAGCGTCGAGAACGGCACGCTGGTCCTCGGCGGCTGTAAGCAGTGCGGGGTGGACTACGACGTCGTGGTCCCGCGCGAGCTGGCGATCTCCGGGTCCATCGGCACCGGCAAGATCACGCTCGCCCGCGCCGCTTCGGTCGATTTGAAGGGGGACGTCGGCGACTTGAAGGTGCTGAGCACGTCCGGGCCGGTCACCCTGCGCACCGGCACCGGTGACATCGAGGTCGGTCTCACGAAGCCGGGCGCGGTCACCGCGAACGCCGAGGTCGGCAAGGTCGTCGTCACCGTGCCCGACGGCGCGTACCGGATCCGCGCGAAGGCGGAGACCGGCAAGGTCGAAACCGGTGGTGTCCGGCAGGACCAGGCTTCGGTGAACGTTCTCGACCTCGAGTCCGGCACCGGCTCGGTCACGGTGAAGCCCGCATGA
- a CDS encoding DUF4097 family beta strand repeat-containing protein: MARPLLAIGGIALIGVGVLTGLGWWWPSDAEATSEVTQPIRSVRIENDEGGVKIRTGAGPVRVHQEFEYRWDKPGDSFRVDGDTLVLAGCGSNCEVRYDVVVPAGIPVTGTLNSGALDIAGVSTVDVTVDSGAVDVRDVPGTVKVRSDAGRVELANIGQAVTVQASSGAIKGERLGGDVEARTNSGRIELELVKGADVTARTDSGSVEVTVPAGDYDVTGTSDSGRRDIEVNQSGSAPHKLDLNTDSGSVKVEAA, translated from the coding sequence ATGGCGCGCCCACTCCTCGCGATCGGAGGCATCGCGTTGATCGGCGTCGGTGTCCTCACCGGCCTCGGCTGGTGGTGGCCGTCCGACGCGGAGGCCACCTCGGAGGTCACCCAGCCGATCCGCAGCGTGCGGATCGAAAACGACGAGGGTGGCGTCAAGATCCGCACCGGCGCGGGGCCGGTCCGGGTCCACCAGGAGTTCGAGTACCGCTGGGACAAGCCGGGCGACTCGTTCCGGGTGGACGGTGACACCCTGGTCCTCGCGGGCTGCGGCAGCAACTGCGAGGTCCGTTACGACGTGGTGGTCCCGGCGGGCATCCCGGTCACGGGCACCTTGAACTCGGGGGCGCTCGACATCGCCGGTGTGTCCACTGTGGACGTCACGGTCGACTCCGGCGCGGTCGACGTGCGTGACGTGCCGGGCACGGTGAAGGTGCGGTCCGACGCCGGTCGCGTCGAACTGGCGAACATCGGCCAGGCCGTCACGGTGCAGGCGTCCTCCGGCGCCATCAAGGGGGAACGGCTCGGCGGCGATGTCGAGGCCCGCACCAACAGCGGCCGGATCGAACTCGAACTGGTCAAGGGCGCGGACGTCACCGCGCGGACCGACAGCGGTTCGGTCGAGGTCACCGTTCCGGCGGGCGACTACGACGTCACCGGTACCAGCGACAGCGGCCGCCGCGACATCGAAGTGAACCAGTCCGGTTCGGCCCCGCACAAGCTCGATCTCAACACCGACAGCGGAAGCGTCAAGGTCGAAGCGGCCTGA
- a CDS encoding YbhB/YbcL family Raf kinase inhibitor-like protein, which produces MPQAPDPYDSLPDLPAFTLSSTDIEEGGFLPTPHLSGIFGAGGEDRSPQLSWEGFPAETKSFAVTCYDPDAPTASGFWHWAVFDIPASVTALAANAGDETGSGLPAGAVTLKGDGGVKQFLGAAPPPGHGPHRYIFAVHAVDVEKLEVGEDATPAFLGFNLFSHAIGRATLTALHENKD; this is translated from the coding sequence ATGCCGCAGGCACCCGATCCGTACGATTCACTGCCCGATCTGCCTGCCTTCACCTTGAGCAGCACCGACATCGAAGAAGGCGGCTTCCTGCCGACACCCCACCTTTCCGGGATCTTCGGCGCGGGCGGCGAAGACCGTTCCCCGCAGCTGTCCTGGGAGGGCTTTCCCGCCGAGACCAAGAGCTTCGCCGTGACCTGCTACGACCCCGACGCGCCGACGGCGAGCGGGTTCTGGCACTGGGCGGTGTTCGACATCCCCGCGTCGGTGACCGCGCTGGCCGCGAACGCGGGTGACGAGACCGGCTCCGGCCTTCCGGCGGGCGCCGTCACCCTGAAGGGGGACGGAGGCGTGAAGCAGTTCCTCGGCGCCGCCCCGCCGCCCGGACACGGACCGCACCGGTACATCTTCGCGGTGCACGCTGTGGACGTCGAAAAGCTCGAAGTCGGCGAAGACGCTACGCCGGCTTTCCTCGGCTTCAACCTTTTCAGCCACGCCATCGGCCGGGCGACGCTTACGGCCCTGCACGAGAACAAGGACTGA
- a CDS encoding GNAT family N-acetyltransferase: MRIVGAYELDDDPARVDLGMVWKYLSTSVYWGKWRDREAIEKVFRNAWRVVGAYERSTGRQVGFARAFSDTIGSAYLADVFVVEEARGAGLGKELVREMIDNGPGAEFRWMLHTADAHELYRPFGFGDPPEGQYMERNRANGQV, encoded by the coding sequence ATGAGGATTGTCGGCGCGTACGAACTGGACGACGACCCGGCTCGGGTGGACCTCGGCATGGTGTGGAAGTACCTGTCCACCAGCGTTTACTGGGGCAAGTGGCGAGACCGCGAGGCGATCGAGAAGGTCTTCAGGAACGCGTGGCGTGTCGTCGGCGCGTATGAGCGCTCGACAGGCCGCCAGGTCGGCTTCGCGCGGGCGTTCTCGGACACCATCGGCAGCGCGTATCTCGCGGACGTCTTCGTCGTCGAGGAGGCGCGCGGTGCGGGGCTCGGCAAGGAACTGGTCCGGGAGATGATCGACAACGGGCCGGGTGCGGAGTTCCGCTGGATGTTGCACACCGCCGACGCGCACGAGCTGTACCGGCCGTTCGGCTTCGGCGACCCGCCCGAGGGGCAGTACATGGAGCGGAACCGGGCCAACGGGCAGGTCTAG
- a CDS encoding TetR family transcriptional regulator, with product MKIQVDGRKARGEKRRDEIIAAALRVIERDGVAGVTHRTVAAEAGVPTASTTYHFSSLDDLLIATLISCARDMATEVYWMIDRARSRGSRGAEEVAGLLAQALGPRRGRTMAEYELYLLAARKPELRPAARRWLDVLTSMVRHDDEVAFRVFLAGIDGLLIQGLIDDEPPSAEELRPVVDYLLKPR from the coding sequence GTGAAGATCCAGGTCGACGGCCGGAAGGCCAGGGGTGAGAAGCGGCGCGACGAGATCATCGCGGCCGCGTTGCGGGTGATCGAACGGGACGGCGTCGCCGGTGTCACCCATCGGACGGTCGCCGCCGAAGCCGGCGTGCCGACGGCTTCGACGACCTATCACTTCTCCAGCCTCGACGACCTGCTGATCGCGACCCTCATCTCGTGCGCGCGGGACATGGCGACCGAGGTCTACTGGATGATCGACCGCGCCCGTTCGCGCGGCAGCCGCGGCGCGGAAGAGGTCGCCGGGTTGCTCGCGCAGGCGCTGGGCCCGCGGCGCGGGCGGACGATGGCGGAGTACGAGCTGTACCTGCTGGCCGCGCGCAAACCCGAGCTGAGGCCTGCCGCACGGCGCTGGCTCGACGTGCTGACCTCGATGGTCCGGCACGACGACGAGGTGGCGTTCCGGGTGTTCCTCGCCGGTATCGACGGCCTCCTGATCCAGGGCCTCATCGACGACGAGCCGCCGTCCGCGGAGGAGCTGCGGCCGGTGGTGGACTACCTGCTGAAACCCCGTTGA
- a CDS encoding SMR family transporter yields MGAYLLLALAIAAEVSATVSLKLSEGFGKVGPSIVVVVGYAVAFVALAYVLKAGVPMSVAYAIWAAAGVALVAAVGMVFFSEPVNFSVIAGLVLVIGGVVLIEAGSTH; encoded by the coding sequence ATGGGTGCGTACCTTCTCCTCGCTTTGGCCATCGCCGCGGAGGTATCCGCGACGGTGTCGTTGAAACTTTCCGAGGGCTTCGGCAAGGTGGGCCCGTCGATCGTCGTGGTCGTCGGCTACGCCGTCGCGTTCGTCGCGCTCGCGTACGTGCTGAAGGCGGGCGTGCCGATGAGCGTCGCCTACGCGATCTGGGCCGCGGCCGGTGTCGCGCTGGTGGCCGCCGTCGGCATGGTGTTCTTCTCCGAACCCGTCAACTTCTCCGTGATCGCCGGGCTGGTGCTGGTGATCGGCGGCGTCGTGCTGATCGAGGCAGGGAGCACCCACTAA
- a CDS encoding (Fe-S)-binding protein, translated as MGAVQLTLGGISVLLGVVAWGMFFATIARFVRVIRLGQPDSTRNGPFLPRMKTLIKEFAAHTRMNKIRSVGAAHWLVMWGFILGSLALFEAYGEVFVPTWGWPVLDDWSLFQLLMEVLGVGTIVGALVLIGIRQKNHPRRADRQSRFQGSNFKWAYFIEAVVLIEGIGIIGVRAAKSAMNVHETPVWAAFVSHPIGELLPASPNLVSVFAFVKLMSATVWLFVIARTMTMGIAWHRFSAFFNIYFKREDDGGVALGALKPMMSNGKVLDLEEADPDEDTFGVGKIEDFSWKGWLDFSTCTECGRCQSQCPAWNTGKPLSPKLLITQLRDHAYAKAPYLLAGGKRDMAGDEVGLSGDNMYAGIDVLAIAESQKALIGDDGGVIDPEVLWSCTSCGACVEQCPVDIEHVDHIVDMRRYQVMIESAFPSELNGMFKNLENKGNPWGQNAKDRLAWTEDLDFEVPVFDGDLGDTEYLFWVGCAGAFEDRAKKTTRAVAELLHMAGVKYTVLGSEESCTGDPARRAGNEFLFQMLAQQNVEILNSVFEGRERKARKVVVTCAHCFNTLANEYPELGGQFDVVHHTQLLNRLVREKHLTPVAPVAEDVTYHDPCYLGRHNKVYDAPRELVGASGAQLREMPRHGDRSMCCGAGGARMWMEEKIGKRINVERVDEALGTAPSKIATGCPFCRVMLTDGVTARQSDGQASEKVEVVDVAQLLLTAVKRKPEPQPVPAGAPSLDTVSDAELDGKADVPTDETATGTPLPEEDK; from the coding sequence ATGGGCGCTGTACAGCTCACGCTCGGCGGGATCTCGGTCCTGCTCGGCGTAGTCGCCTGGGGAATGTTCTTCGCGACCATCGCCCGCTTCGTGCGGGTGATCCGTCTCGGCCAGCCCGACTCGACCCGCAACGGCCCGTTCCTGCCGCGGATGAAGACCTTGATCAAGGAATTCGCCGCGCACACCCGGATGAACAAGATCCGCAGCGTCGGGGCCGCGCACTGGCTGGTCATGTGGGGCTTCATCCTCGGGTCGCTCGCGCTGTTCGAGGCGTACGGCGAAGTCTTCGTCCCGACGTGGGGCTGGCCCGTCCTCGACGACTGGTCGCTGTTCCAGTTGCTGATGGAGGTGCTCGGCGTCGGCACCATCGTCGGCGCGCTGGTGCTGATCGGGATCCGGCAGAAGAACCACCCGCGGCGCGCCGACCGGCAGTCCCGCTTCCAGGGCTCCAACTTCAAGTGGGCGTACTTCATCGAGGCCGTCGTGCTCATCGAGGGCATCGGCATCATCGGTGTCCGCGCCGCGAAGTCCGCGATGAACGTCCACGAGACCCCGGTCTGGGCCGCGTTCGTCTCGCATCCCATCGGTGAACTGCTGCCCGCCAGCCCGAACCTGGTCTCGGTGTTCGCGTTCGTCAAGCTGATGAGCGCCACGGTCTGGCTGTTCGTCATCGCGCGCACGATGACCATGGGCATCGCGTGGCACCGGTTCAGCGCCTTCTTCAACATCTACTTCAAGCGCGAGGACGACGGCGGCGTCGCGCTGGGCGCGCTCAAGCCGATGATGAGCAACGGCAAGGTGCTCGACCTCGAAGAGGCGGACCCGGACGAGGACACCTTCGGCGTCGGCAAGATCGAGGACTTCAGCTGGAAGGGCTGGCTGGACTTCTCCACCTGCACCGAATGCGGCCGCTGCCAGTCGCAGTGCCCGGCGTGGAACACCGGCAAGCCGCTTTCGCCGAAGCTGCTCATCACACAGCTTCGGGACCACGCCTACGCGAAGGCACCGTACCTGCTCGCGGGCGGCAAGCGCGACATGGCCGGTGACGAGGTCGGCCTGTCGGGCGACAACATGTACGCCGGCATCGACGTCCTCGCGATCGCGGAGTCCCAGAAGGCCCTCATCGGCGATGACGGCGGCGTGATCGACCCCGAGGTGCTGTGGTCCTGCACCTCCTGCGGCGCGTGTGTCGAGCAGTGCCCGGTGGACATCGAGCACGTCGACCACATCGTCGACATGCGCCGCTACCAGGTGATGATCGAATCCGCGTTCCCCAGCGAACTCAACGGGATGTTCAAGAACCTGGAGAACAAGGGCAACCCGTGGGGCCAGAACGCCAAGGACCGGCTCGCCTGGACCGAGGACCTGGACTTCGAGGTGCCGGTGTTCGACGGTGACCTCGGTGACACCGAGTACCTCTTCTGGGTCGGCTGCGCCGGCGCGTTCGAGGACCGCGCGAAGAAGACCACCCGCGCTGTCGCGGAACTGCTGCACATGGCGGGCGTCAAGTACACCGTGCTCGGCTCGGAGGAGTCCTGCACCGGTGACCCGGCCCGCCGGGCGGGCAACGAGTTCCTGTTCCAGATGCTGGCGCAGCAGAACGTCGAGATCCTGAACTCGGTGTTCGAGGGCCGCGAACGCAAGGCGCGCAAGGTGGTCGTCACCTGTGCCCACTGCTTCAACACCCTCGCGAACGAGTACCCGGAGCTGGGCGGCCAGTTCGACGTCGTGCACCACACGCAGCTGCTCAACCGCCTGGTGCGGGAGAAGCACCTGACCCCGGTGGCGCCGGTCGCCGAGGACGTCACCTACCACGACCCGTGCTACCTGGGCCGCCACAACAAGGTCTACGACGCACCGCGTGAGCTCGTCGGCGCTTCGGGCGCGCAACTGCGTGAGATGCCGCGGCACGGCGACCGCTCGATGTGCTGTGGTGCCGGTGGCGCGCGGATGTGGATGGAAGAGAAGATCGGCAAGCGCATCAACGTCGAGCGCGTCGACGAAGCGCTCGGCACCGCGCCTTCGAAGATCGCGACCGGCTGCCCGTTCTGCCGCGTGATGCTCACCGACGGCGTCACGGCGCGTCAGAGCGACGGACAGGCGAGCGAGAAGGTCGAGGTCGTCGACGTCGCCCAGCTGCTGCTGACCGCCGTCAAGCGGAAGCCGGAGCCGCAACCGGTCCCGGCGGGAGCGCCGTCCCTGGACACCGTCTCGGATGCCGAACTCGACGGAAAGGCCGACGTGCCCACCGACGAAACGGCCACCGGCACGCCGCTTCCCGAGGAAGACAAGTAG